A single window of Labeo rohita strain BAU-BD-2019 chromosome 4, IGBB_LRoh.1.0, whole genome shotgun sequence DNA harbors:
- the podxl gene encoding podocalyxin — translation MAITWTIIVVGALLHGMQCNVDDSPVTNSSLTTFGSTKPDTSSTQTDTPTTTSLESITPATTRSSQDLTILTTQPTFEATSTAPTTQFLTSAHQETTTNPTSKTQFQPTTFSASTVPTASKDSPQTSSTPLITSETNQVTTNLNKTPTTITTKSGTTQLPPTPTPDVARSSTSSFTSSPGSESMGSQSVGTTKAQSTTATITTRLSPGPRNDEGTSPPQNMSFEHKACEMLRKMVKGNCTVHCGDQGKTLTVTITVDVKHDIKSDICNTQTPNSGVTDNNTSQKDDANKDTIPDTLIAILASCGALVFILCCFAAYCTYHRRSYRKNQQHLTEELQTVENGYHDNPTLEVMEVQPEMQEKKPTLNGEFNDSWIVPIDNLLKEEIPDEEDTHL, via the exons ATGGCAATCACATGGACAATCATTGTAGTAG GCGCCCTCCTGCATGGCATGCAGTGCAATGTTGATGACAGTCCAGTGACCAATAGTTCTCTCACCACATTCGGTTCCACTAAACCCGACACTTCTTCCACCCAAACGGATACCCCTACAACCACCTCATTGGAGTCTATTACACCTGCCACTACACGCTCCTCACAGGATTTAACTATACTCACTACTCAACCCACCTTTGAAGCCACTTCAACAGCTCCGACTACCCAATTTTTAACATCAGCTCATCAAGAAACAACCACTAACCCAACCAGTAAAACCCAATTTCAACCCACCACATTCAGTGCAAGCACTGTTCCTACAGCCTCTAAGGACAGTCCTCAAACTTCATCTACACCTCTCATCACATCCGAAACCAACCAAGTTACCACCAACTTAAATAAAACTCCAACCACTATTACTACAAAAAGTGGCACCACCCAACTCCCGCCTACACCGACACCAGATGTTGCCAGAAGTT CTACATCATCATTCACATCATCTCCAGGCTCTGAATCTATGGGTTCTCAAAGTGTTGGGacaacaaaagcacaaagtACTACTGCCACGATCACAACACGCTTATCTCCAGGCCCTCGAAATGATGAAGGCACCTCTCCTccccaaaat ATGAGCTTCGAACATAAAGCCTGTGAGATGCTGCGTAAGATGGTTAAAGGAAATTGCACGGTGCATTGTGGCGATCAAGGCAAAACACTAACTGTAACAATAACAGTAGATG TCAAACATGATATAAAATCAGATATCTGCAATACTCAGACACCAAATAGTGGAGTTACAGACAATAATACTTCGCAGAAAGATGATGCAAACAAAGACACAATACCAGACACGTTGATCGCCATCTTGGCTTCTTGTGGCGCTTTGGTGTTCATTCTGTGCTGCTTTGCTGCATACTGCACTTATCACCGCAGATCCTACAGGAAGAACCAG CAACACCTGACGGAAGAGCTGCAGACGGTGGAGAACGGATATCATGACAATCCCACACTGGAGGTGATGGAGGTACAGCCGGAGATGCAAGAGAAGAAACCTACATTGAATGGGGAGTTCAACGACAGTTGGATCGTCCCCATAGACAACCTGCTGAAAGAGGAGATACCTGATGAAGAAGACACTCACTTGTAA